One stretch of Camelina sativa cultivar DH55 unplaced genomic scaffold, Cs unpScaffold01175, whole genome shotgun sequence DNA includes these proteins:
- the LOC104774035 gene encoding serine/threonine-protein kinase/endoribonuclease IRE1b-like translates to MAFSTPYKTAQRDWYKVQVQDAKLFVSDDIVEYGHEFESHLGFYGRKKVMVKRMVRSDENIERMEREYTNLEAFQKHPNILEWVTFDEDARYLYLSQERWSFSLEELVKYLRSLNTQSPQQPPEHLDKYIKYNNMILDKASIGSLMLDLMEQVARGLKHLQEMGYVHRDLNPKNIVIVCGTEFMTAKIANFCTTEDSNMVSRFKHKTISHYHTGFQPQEQINNNKERINNTFESTQGQSKAKKIPPETKDADLFSFGCILFYSLTLGDHPFGASHGSAAEVSICHNKLDLSKCESEEAKFLLGILLHATPTERSRLKISVTNNPVFWKAEKKLNFFRDVSDIMNTNGSTSTRIKSLVEAAYARVAGNWNTLIDSQIVTHIRTDYQNKTGRTLHPKHFKEVRSLIRLIRNQHSHFWEQSSNIQALYMGTLEGMEEYYSGIFPGLLTTVYREVWSVMRLSLAGYPEFKREYYY, encoded by the exons ATGGCTTTCTCAACGCCTTACAAAACAGCACAAAGAGATTGGTATAAGGTTCAGGTTCAGGATGCGAAGCTTTTTGTTTCAGATGATATAGTGGAATATGGCCACGAGTTTGAGTCGCACCTAGGTTTTTATGGCCGGAAAAAAGTGATGGTGAAGCGGATGGTGAGATCGGATGAAAACATAGAAAGAATGGAGAGAGAATACACAAATTTGGAAGCCTTCCAAAAACATCCTAACATTCTCGAGTGGGTTACTTTCGATGAAGATGCCCGTTATCTCTACTTGTCTCAAGAGCGATGGAGTTTCAGCTTAGAGGAGCTGGTGAAATACCTTCGCAGTCTAAACACACAAAGTCCACAACAACCTCCAGAACATCTTGATAAATATATCAAGTATAATAATATGATTCTAGACAAAGCTTCTATTGGTAGTCTCATGTTGGATTTGATGGAACAAGTTGCTAGAGGTTTGAAGCATCTTCAAGAGATGGGGTATGTTCATCGAGACTTGAACCCAAAAAATATAGTCATAGTGTGTGGAACCGAATTTATGACTGCCAAAATTGCCAACTTCTGCACCACCGAAGATAGCAACATGGTATCTCGatttaaacacaaaacaataa GCCATTATCACACGGGTTTTCAACCTCAAGAACAGATAAATAACAATAAAGAAAGGATAAACAATACGTTTGAGAGTACTCAAGGGCAATCCAAGGCTAAGAAGATTCCTCCGGAAACTAAAGATGCAGACTTGTTTAGTTTTGGTTGTATACTGTTCTACTCTTTAACTCTAGGTGATCATCCTTTTGGAGCTTCTCATGGCTCAGCAGCTGAAGTAAGTATCTGTCATAATAAACTCGATCTCAGCAAATGTGAAAGTGAAGAAGCTAAATTTCTTTTGGGCATATTGCTGCACGCTACACCTACTGAACG TTCTCGTTTAAAAATATCTGTGACAAACAATCCGGTGTTTTGGAAGGCCGAGAAGAAGTTGAACTTTTTCAGGGATGTTAGTGACATAATGAACACAAATGGAAGTACTAGTACTCGGATTAAATCTCTTGTGGAAGCGGCGTATGCAAGAGTTGCTGGGAACTGGAATACACTGATTGATTCTCAAATAGTCACTCACATAAGAACCgactatcaaaacaaaacaggaaGAACACTCCATCCAAAGCATTTTAAAGAGGTTCGGTCCTTGATACGGTTAATTCGAAACCAACATAGTCACTTCTGGGAACAGTCTTCAAACATCCAG GCACTTTATATGGGGACACTTGAAGGAATGGAGGAATATTACAGTGGGATATTTCCTGGATTGCTGACGACTGTCTATAGGGAAGTCTGGTCAGTAATGCGTTTGTCTCTAGCAGGTTATCCAGAGTTCAAGAGAGAGTACTATTATTGA